A segment of the Colletotrichum destructivum chromosome 3, complete sequence genome:
ACTttggccgcctcgcccgtcatgCCTCGACACAACCGCTTTCTACTCTATCGCGAAGTCTCGTGATGTTGCCTCCATCGCCCTGGACGGCGCTCCTGCTGGCCAGCGTCTTTTCTCCGGCCGCGCTCGCGGTCGACACTTGTTCCAATTCTGTCGAACCATTAGTATTACCCATAAAAGTAAGCACCTAACGAGTCACCGGccgtctcttctctctcactcactcactcactcactcactcactctgtCTCTCACTTACTCTCTCACGTGTTTCGCGTCTTTTGTTTTGATTTCTCTTCGCGCCTGGTTGCCGtgtgtgatgatgatgatggataTTTATTGACTTTTCCACCTTGTGGTGGTCCCCCCCTCTCACAGAACGTTACCTTTCCGAATGGCATCGGTGCCAACCGCGGTCTCAAGCTTACGCTTGGTGGCCAGCTGCAAGGCATGCGCATGTCAACCATCTTGAACAACACGCGTGTGAGGAACAGCCTGGACTGCCCGGACAACACCACGTACGCGTTTGTCGGCTGCCAGGGCTCTTCGGGCAGCGTATATGACACTACGAGAGGCTCTTTCGACCAAGTCGTCAATATACACGACTGGAATGTGACGTATGTACAACAAACAGATGGGcgagggggtggggggttgCTGGCTCCCCGCCGTCGGTGTTCTGATCTgtcttttctctcttgtgtgtgtgtgttttttttttttttgtgctGATTTTCTTATACAGCACCATCGATGCCCAACCCGACGAGGGCCGCACGACGGTGCTTCACGGATACGACGTCGCCAACTTCACCGACGCCCCGGCCGTGGCATTCGGCTACCCCTTCGAGGTCTGGGCCGACTACGACTCCATGAACAAGAGCGCAGTGGCGCTCGGTCCCAACTCGTCAACCCTCGAAAGCTTTGTGAGAAACGGGCTTGCGCCCACTGGGAGTTTCAGCCTAGACTACGGCTCGACGTCTGAACGGTACCCCCGCgacggccagctcgtcgtcggcggctaCAACGAGGCCCGGTTCAATGACTCCAAGGTCACCCGGTTCCCCATGTGGGGAGCCAACGCCCCGGTCCCTTGCCCGCTGCAGGTCGTCGTGTCCGACATCCTTCTCACCAACAAGGACGGGGACCATTCCCTCTTCGACCCGGGCGTCAGGGTGGCTGCGTGTATCGACACCGTCCAGAACAGCTTTACTTTCACGCCGTCCATGTTCTCCAAGTTCCAGAAGCTCGGCAACCGCACCGAGTCCGACGGCCAGGCCTTCGCAGAGTCCGACTTCCCGGCCGACCGCGAGCCGCTGCTCGGCTCGCTGACCATCAAGCTGTCCAACGGCTACACGAGCGTCATCCCGCACTACGAGCTCGTCAACCACGTCCGCGGCACCGACGCCCGCGGCCGGTACGCCGTCCTGAACAACTCGCGCATCAGCACCACCGTCGCCTCCGGGCTCAGCGACCTGGGCGACAACATccccatcctcggcggcgtcttcctctcgCAGAACTACCTCCACGTCGACTACGACGCCGGCAGCTTCTGGCTCAGCCCCCAggtcgccaacggcaccctGCCCGACCACATCACGGCCTCCTGCAACGGCACCTCGAgcgccacggccgccaagTCGGCGCtgggcgtcaaggtcggcgtgcccgtcgccatcggcgtcgccgtcgtcttcttcatcggcCTCTGGTTCTGGCTGAAGAACCGCAAGCGGAACCCGCAGGCCCAGTTCGCCGACGCCCCGAGGTCCATCCCGCGCAACGAGAAGCGCGACGCGCCCGACTCCAAgtcctccaccaccaactTCGCCGGCTACCACAACGCCGGCTACCACAACGCCACCCACGCGAACCCGGACGCCCACAtggagctcgagggcgacctGGCGCGCCGGTCCATGGCCATGAATTTGAATCCCCGGCAGCGCGCggagctcgccgagcccgtccCGGCGTACAAATCGGAGTGGCCCCGGCAGAACTCGATCCAGGGGGAGAACGACACTTATTACAGACAGTTCGAGGAGCCGGGCGAAAGCTACGAGCTCGCAGACACGTCTCCATATTCCCAGTCCGTCACTCCGCCGACACATCCACCCCCCGTCCAGCGGAAAGACACCGCCCTGAGCGATAACTGGGTCCCCAGCCCAGCGACGTTACGAAAGCAGGTATCGGGCTTCAACGATGCCATATCGCCAACCAGTACACGGGCAAACAGCACGAGGGTCAACAACACCCACCCTTCTCCTATTTAGCGTATTTTCTGATAGATGAGTAATGATAATTCACTTCTTTGGGCATGAAACCGATGGTtcctctggctctggctctgcACATTTTGAAAGTGCGCCTGTGATCAAGACCGTGAGACTGGTTTGAGCTTGGTTGGTTCCCGAGCACAACTGGCGTGGGACGCATGGATCGTGCCATTCTTCTGGCTTTTGTGATAAACGAACGAAGGTCCGAAGCAACAGATATATCCAGTTCTTCCCTGGCAGTGGCAACACCAAAAGACATCTAGTACCACCGGTATCTAGTGTTTTGTCTAGTTCCATACCAACCCCCCAAGAATACGACAGTCCCCAGAACGGAGCCGGCGAGCAGGAGAACAAACCTGCTCTCCCTCGACCGGGCTACGGTCATGGCTAGCATCGCCGAGATTATGGGGACGAGCAACCACCATCCAAACGAGTTGTCGACAGAGGCAAGCCCTGCAAAGGGGGGTATCATGACCAGAATCGCGACTACCCACCACTTTTCGTCCTTGCAGTACGCCCAGCCCCCCCGCCAGAAACACCAGGGCTCCGGCGAATCTGCCTTTTCGAGCTCGATCCTCCCGCCCCTCAGCCGTTTCTTGATTTCCTCGTACAGCTGATCGTGGGAGAGGTCGTCGGGGTTGCACTCCTGGAGTTCTTTTCGTATcgcgccggcgagctccAGCACGCCCTTGTATCCCCTCGGCACGTCGCGTCTGCGCCTCATTcgcatcgtcatcctcgccttGAGCCACACGAAGGCGATGCAGAGCGTCCagaccagcagcaggatcACGAGGATGTACAGCtgaaggaaggaaaagcCCCACTCGTAGCTTTCGCGCGCCGAGTCCGCGCTGAAATCCGGGTCGCTCATGGGCTGGCAGCTCCCGTTCGCCTTCAGGTACTCGATACGGTAGGTTTCGTTGCCGGCCGCGTAGGCCGCTCGCGAGAAGCTTGCGAAGGGCCGCTGGCCTGTGCGAGGGTCGGTCCAGTTCCAACCGTATGTGAAATCGGATCGGGGCAGCCAGGATGCCGAGATGTTGAGCGTCGGTGCTGGGAGAGTCTGGCCCATCCAAGTAGACTCTTTGTCTTCCAACCCGTAGAATCCGTATTTCTGAGCGTCTATCACATCACGTGTCAGCTCTGAGATGTTCCACTAATTCTAAAGGCTGGGGGGAAAAGGTTATGCATCTACACACAGTCGGATACGTTGCGATGCATTGAGCACCTCTCTCCCGCCGACATCTCGCGATAGCTCTTGGACAACCAGTAATCAGTCCTATTCGGATCATCCTCTATGCACCCCAAGGATGGTTCCCTGTAATAGAAAGTCTCCGTCGCCAAATCTTTGCATCGTCAGTTTTGTCCGAAAGAATTTCTTGGATTCGCCCATGCGCCATTGCTTGTGGCCCATGAGACTGCGGTACTCACTCGTCAAAAGGGGATAAGTGAGCAAAAGGTCACCGGTCATGTTAATCCGCCAGGCATCATGAATTATGTATCCGACAATGGTAAACTCGTCCAGCGGTATCAGTGTCCCCTCGTACCCCTTCACATACGCGTCGTTGTTTGCTGAGTATCCCGACATTGCGCCTCCAAGCGTGGGAAACAGCAGAACAAAGATAGAGACGAAGATCATTACCACCATGGTCACTCGGGATTGCAGCCCGCCAGAGCGGGTGAAATCACGAATCAGGTGGAGCGTCGAGTAAATCCCCGGTTGATCCTGGAGAAATATGGCGTAGAATGTGTCGTAGGTCACGGGCTTAACTTGCATCGAGGTTGCTGTGTAGTCCGCAAAAGCTCTCCACGAGATCCAGGCAAGCAAGGCTTGGCCGCCACGGCCAAATACCTGATGAATGCATCAGAGACGATCCCAAGCCATAAACAACAGAGGCATTCGTTGTCGTTCCAGGACTTACAACATCCCATGCGACGTCaatggccttggcgtcggcgaaggaGAATCTACCCCAGGCAAGCGTGATCTGGAAGAACCCGGACCCTGACCAGCGACTGAAGCTTCTTTTGGTGACATCAAAGTTGCCATCCGGCTGGCAAGCCGCGGTATTCCATTGAAGGTAATCGGAACCGAGGTAGAACAACAGAAGCCCCAGCGAGACGGTCCATCCCAAGGTAAAAAGCCAGGCAAAGGCTGCAAACCAGTGGAAGGATCTGGCATCTCTCAACAAAGAGACGGAAGCATGCTTCCACTGTCTCTTATCCCATAGACGCTGCCGAAACTTGGCGAATCTGAACCGCACATTTAGGTCCCTTTGGTGAGGGCGCCTCTCGTCAAAAAGGAGCGGCGCAAAGGATTTGGTGGATGAGGTCTCCACCCCCGTCGACTTTGGCGAATCCATGACTGCGATCCCAATCGCGGTGTACTCAATTTCGATATCGGTTGCAAGACGCTGAGAAGCGCTGCGATCAAGGCATGGTGCAGGCGTGACTGAAGCTAGACTGAGCAATATCTCAATCTCCAGGGAGCGGCAGGGGAATATGGCGGACGGGTCACAGTATTTATCAAGTAATTATGCCACgtaaaagaaaagaaaacatgGCAGGAGGAGGCGACCGCCACCAGCCAAATAAGCCATCAATGTCGACAGGGGCTAATGTCTTGAACTCGTGGTGTTGGCTGCGCAGCTGCGCCAAAGGCTTCCTGTAGGAAGACAATCCTGGTCAGTGATGAGCGGTTTTGTGCAtaccagcaccaccagcgAACCGGCAgcaccacacacacacacatacatacatacatacatgcCCGCGAATGACGTAGAAGAAGGCCAGTTCTGCCTGCCGATCACCGGACCAAAATAGGTCGTGCCAGAGTCGCATGCTGCAACCGCGTTCAAAAGGGGGGTGAATGCTGCTGATAAGTCCAGCCTTCTTTAGACGTTGGCAAATGCACTATGGCAGACGCGACACTGGCATCCCAGAAACGAAAAGACGACATGGCTTTTTGTTGTGTAAAACAATAATATTTTTCTAAAATTAGTTGGTTTTGTTGTCGTCGGGGGATCAATGTTGCTGTAGTCAGCCCACAGCAGACTGCTTCATTCATCTTCTTCAGTTGACCAGCGGCACTGTCCCAGGATGCAGACACATTCAACCCCGGGTTCTCTACCCATAATACCACCAACAGGATTACATTTGTCTATGTAGTCGGAGGTTTAGACGTATGTAGCCGTTACTCCCAACAAAGCTGGCTTCATTAAAACGTAACTCCCCTTCAGTAACAAACCCTGGTGCCGATTAAACAAAACATCTATAGCACCTTGTTTAGGGCATCCTAAGCAATCGTAACTTGTGCAAAAGCTTCAGCGTCAACATTCCCAGAAAGACTAAGATAGGCCGCCTTCACCATATCGACAGACACACCAGCATGCCCACTAGCTGCTTGCATCGGACACGTCTCATTGCCATAAACTTTGACAATGGTTCGTACCGAATGTTTACATCTCATCCAAGTGACTCGAGAAAGTTCTTGATGGTAGCCCCAACCCACTCGCGAGCTTCTGGTTGAGACACTGCGTGATCGGCTTCGGGGATGTGCCCAGACAATTCGCTGACGGTCCCTGGTGGGCAAGCCTGGCACCACCGTTCGAGAAGCTTCTTCTTATCGACGGAAGGCAGTACCAGTTCATCTTGCTCGCCCGGGAGAAACAATATCGGCTTGTCGATTCGTCCAAACTTCCCTTTGAGcgcgacatcgtcgaggtccGAGGAGAagtagtcgtcgtcgcccctATCACACGATACGGCGGTTAGCAGCAGGCCGTACGTCGAGGCCGATCGAAACATGCTCTCACCCACCCTTGAGCACCCAACGAGTTCCAGCGATATGCTGTTATCGGGGACGAGAAAATGGCCGGAATCAGCGGTGTTGGCATTGCCTCGTTCTGCTTGCCTTGTGCAATCATATCTTGTGCGTATTCGATGCTCTTTCTCAAGGCTTCTAGTGGCATAATCAAACCAGCAGCCTGGCGATCCGACACTGGGCTGAGGAGTATGTAGCCGTCGACTGGCTCATTAGCATATTTTTCGTGATCCGTGTATTCGAGACAGTCCTGGCAACCTGCGCGGCTCATCAGCTTGATGTCCATGGGGAAGAAGGGTTCGGCCAAGTCACACGCAAATCCACCACATACCAGTAGACGCCCCTAAGAGCACAATTTTCCCCTTGCCAATTTTGCGAAGGTATCGAACCAGCGCAGCAACGTCTTGGACGTCGTTGGAAAGGCTCGAGTATCCGAATCCGGTGTAGGAGCTTCGCATCCGCAGCTCCCACACCCCAAAACCCGTGCCTTCTAGCTTTCCTGCCACAGCGCCAACCGCAGCATTTGTATGAGGGCCCTCGGTTAGACCTCCGACGAAGATCAGTGCATCTTTGGAAGTTGTCGTTCCTCGTTGGTAGGCGATGAGATTGGGAGTGTGAGCGGGAACAGCATGTACCGTTACGGAAAACGGGTTAAAGGACGCCATGGTGGGGAATCAAGGCTCAACTCTTGCTTGGTCTTAGGAGAAGATGGAATAGCTTATAAGTTGTCAGCTTTTGTGACCAGAGTTGGAGAGATACCTTTCTCTTTTTGTAGCTGAAGAGAGACAATCAGTTGTTGTCAAAATGAGGTGTCGCTTCAGAGGCCTGAAGCCTACGGATACGAATACGAGTTCATTGGGATTTTCCCCATTTGGTATGTCTAAAGGATTCGGATGCGACTCCTGTTCCTCTAGTTGGACGGCTCTGTCCGTTCTGCCACCATTCCATCTTGGTTGCAAAAATTCGAATTCGCATCCATGTAAGGTGAGCTGCTGTCGAGTCTTGGGTTAACTCCCAACTCTAGACTTGCTGCCTTCcggtttccccccccccccccccctttttccccccccctcttctttgTACGCTGCATAACCACGACACAATTCTCACTCTTTCGCGGCTTGTTAACCACCCGAGTACGCACGCTGCCTGGTGTGATTTCAACTTACCTCAAAACACCGCGTCCTTTCGTTTCTTGTTCCCTCGTTTTCCAGACAAGTCGGACACCTGCGTTTGTCTAAATCAATACTAACAGGTCAGCTCTCCCTCCTCAGAAAGGCATGGAAATCCATCATGGCTTCTTCTAGCAGAGCCTCCGGCTCGGCTAACGCCGCTGCCAGACAGTCCGGCTACTACACATTCGAGAACAAGGCTTTCGATGACGAACACGGCCGACAAGAATACTTCCAGATTGCCCATTACCGCGGCGGGGCCGGAAAAATGCAGAAGACCGACAAAGACAAGGAGACGAACGGACAGCTCATCGAGCGTTTCAGAGAGCACCAGGGAAGTTTCGGCGTTCCCATGCATCACATCAACGTCCAGATCAGCAAGCATCCGAtcctccccccaccccgaAGTATGCAGTGCAGTCAAGAATGGCGAGAAACTTATTCTACTCGATGGCTACTATATCATTAATGCGGACGCTAAGAACGGTCCAAAGGGCTTGATTGCCACTACTAGGCACGCGTCCTACAGGCCCAGTGACTTTGATGTTAACGACATCTATGTTGTTGGGTACAAGATGGGCGTGTCTGGAAAAGGCATAGACGCGtttgccctcgtcaacccAGACGAGAACGGCCTCTGTGAACTTACAAAGGTGCCTCAAGGCAGTGCAAACGCCTTCGCCAGCACTTTCATTGACCTTCACACTGGCAACAAGAAGACGCGCAAGCAAAGCGTCTGTATCTCCATCAGTTCATTCACTGATCTCCAGCAGATGTTCAGCCAAGCCCGAAATGTCTTCCGGCCCTCCTCTCGCGCCACCGAGTCGGAGGTCTCTCATCGGCTCATAGAGCTGATGAGAGAAGAAGACATGGCGCTCAAGGCTCATCTACTTTACCTCCAGGCAAGACTAGGCACTCTAGATTCCGAGGAGGCCCTGGAGAAAGTCGGAATCAACAATCCAGGAGCCTCCCTCtctaaaaaaaaaaaaaaaaaccagcATCTCGTGCGTCTCATCTGTGTCAATGAAAAGTTCGCTTGCGATCACGCCGAGTCTGTAGTCGATGAGGCAAAGGGAAGCTAAATATCCTATAACGTTTTGTTCTTTAATCAAGCCGTTCGAATAACAGTTTCTAGGACATCTGGCCCGAGTTATTCGAGATAGGAGGCGCGAAGCCCCTCGACAACAACCTACTGATCACCGTCAGCCACCTCCTCAGAGATGGCAGCATGAGACACACCGTCATGGTGGAGTACAAGTTCCTCAAGACCTTCCTGAGTCTTCTCATCTTGATGGATCTCAAGGGATCTGTTCGAGACAAGCCTGTCACTAGAAGGGCCTGGCGGTAATACTTGCGACTTGTTTACGACTCTACCATGAAATTGCAAGGACCAGCGTCTACCAGGAATAACAAAGATAAGAAGAACTCCATGGAACAAGACTCCACCCTCGAGTCTATCCAACTGGATCTCCAGTCTTTGTCTAGCATGACACGTCGTACAGGACAGTCCATCTCACAGCAAGCCTTAGGACCTTCAAGCTGAAGACAGTCCCTCCATCCATGTCTACAGAAGCGGCAATGCATGGCCTGACCAACAACCACGAGTATGTCATCGTACGCATGTGTGCTCTTGCTATCTGAAGAAATCAATCTTCCGTGGATATTGTCAGAGTCGCTGTACAGAGTGAAGAGTTCAGATGAAAGATAGGGATTAATAGGTGACTAAATCCATCCCTGGTCTCCTTCCCTAGGCTAGGGAGCTTGGGACCAATGCTACCTATAAAGACCCCCTAGGTAGAGCTCCGGGGAGCTATTGGTGTCCAAGGGGACTATTGTAGGGGTCTGTTGAGGTAGTCCGCCACAGGAGTCCTTTACTCCCATATCCGAAGCCTTCGAGGTCTAGGCCACCGGTGGTACCTTACTGGGCTTGTGATAGATACCTATGATAATGATAAAGTCTTCCAACTATTCCACCTAAACTGAGCAAGGTTTCTGTTCTATCTCGGGCGCTTCTATCTCCTGATGCCACATTGACGTTGCCAGTCATCAACTTTAGATCGAATACGAGCCAGTCATTAACTTCCTGGCCCATTCATGCCCCTGATATGACAGTGCAACCCCGTCAGATGCCTATTTGTAAGGGTGCGTGTATCCAAGACCTACAAAACTTCGAACAGTTGTGATTTTGTGAAGTTCAAGTACACCAAACCCATACATTGACCCCAACAGCAACAGAGGAAACTATGTTCTGTCTTCTGAAGACCTAATGAATTTGTTGACATATCGTGACAAAGACAATTGGTAGGAACAAGGGCCTTGTCAAGACTTGATGTCGGCTTTGTGCACACTCACTACGCGTCTTTGAACAGCTTTGATAAGAACCAACTTATTTGGCCGAGAACAAATTCATTTCATCTGGCAATGGCCAGCGTTGGTCCCCAACTGTATATTTATACGTCAGCGCGGGCTACCTTTCACTGGTAGCCCAGCAAGCTCACCAAGAAGACTCAACTCGATAATCCACCCTTAAACTGAAAACGGAAAACACTCGCCAACATGGGGAACACCACGTCCAGACTTCTCGATAACAAGCTGACCCATGTACTCCCCGCgacggtcgacgtcgaagcAACTTCGGCAGACGGAATCGCCTTGCTAATGAGACAGCTCCTCTCCCTGACCTCGATGCGGGACGTCGACAGTCTCACGGCGGAGAGCGCGTCCGTCAGGGCCATCTTCCAGAGAAACAAGCTCGAGGTCCTCCGGAACCTGATCGCGCCCGAGGCCTGGGACGATGCCATCGCCTGTGTCGACCGCCGTCTGCGCATGGGCaaggcggcgagaagggcgtTCCACGAGGATTACGACAACGGCATCGTGTCATCCTTCCCCTCTGACGATcccctcggcgagggcggttCTCGCGGAGACAACTCTGGTAAGGGgggtgtcgacgacggcaggTCAGCTAACACAAGCCCAGCCACCCCGACGAAAGAAGGCCGACGACACCCCAGACCGACAGACCGCGGACAGTgggacctcgacgacctctgCAACCTGGTCCGGATCATCGAAAGGCTCCTCAGCAGAGAGCACCACAACACGTACCCGACGTTCGCAAAATGGGAAGCCTCCTGGAAGTCCCCGTGGCCCCGGAGGAACGTCCACGCCTACCGCCCGGTCTCCAGCCGCGAAGGCGCGGACTGGACCGTCCGGGACTACGACGGCCGGGAGCACCACTACGAGGAGCTCTGCCGAGACCACGGCACGGAGGACCCAGAGAACTTTGAATACGCCTTCCAGCGGCACACAAACCTCGACCAGGACGGCGTCCCTTACGAGGGCGTCACGGTGAACTCGACGACCAGGCCGAGGCTGCAGCGCGCCCTCttccgcctcgagctcctccgaCGGGCACACTACCAGCGGCCCCTGTTCCCGAGGGGCGCCAGGTTCGCGAGCCGCACACGGACGGTCCGCGAGGGCGTCTTCGGCCCGGCCGGCGAGACGTACGAGACCCGCCGGGCCCGCGCCGGGGCCTTCTTCCGCGGCTGGGCGGCCGACGacttcctcgaggccgtgtGCGTCTTCAAGGCCACGCTGAACGAGTACGCCGTGCCCGTGagcgagatgatggaggacttcatggtcgccgtcgacgagacctTCGAGGCCCCGGAGCAGCTGCGCGTCGATCGGGTCTGCGGGGACATCAAGACGGACTTCCGAGAGGTCCCCGAGCGCGCCGCCGGGCTGCGGTGGGTGAAGGACCCGTCGACGGGCGAAGAGTCGCTCCGCATCGTGGACGGCCTTACCGAGTCGGATGAGGAGCCGGACGACGCTCAGTCGCTCGGCGTCACGGACGACCATGACGAGCCGGACGAGAAGCTGTACGCCGCGCGCGCGAAGCTCCTAGACgacaaggaggagctggacaTATTCACGGCCTCCCTGATGGTCCCCTTCGACCGCTTCGAGTTCGACGACCTGCGCAGCACTATCTTCCGGTCCGAGAGATGCCGCGCGATGCCGCGGCACAGACGTCAGAGGGAACATCCGTCCCTGAGGCCACCCTTGCGGGAGACGAGccccgacgaggccatgtCGCGGTTCCTCCACGTCCTGTGCAGCCTGCCGCTCGCGTTCCTGGGCGAGTTCATGGTCATGCCGACGTCGCGCCAGCGCGACTTCCTCAAGGCCAGCTACTGGGCCCTCTCGCGCGTCAAGGCTTCGCAAACGCCGCTGTTCCTCTCGGGCGAGATGTCCGCGTGGTCGAGCCGGCCtcccgacggcgtcgacgggccCGACCGCGACCTCGGGGCGGTGCACGACGCCCGCCTGTTCCCTGCGCTCTCGGTGCGCGCCGCGGCCATCGCCTGCGTCTGCGACGTTTACGTGTTCCAGGAGCACCCGTCCATGGGATTCCGGGTCCTTGCCGACAgccaggacgacggcgacggcggcggttgcggctggcgctggcgttggACCACAGCGCGCATGGCGCCCGTCCTCTGGGAGCGCCTCCGGTCCGAGATGCGCTTCGAGAATTTCGATATCGATGGCGTCTTCCGCATGAGCCCGGAGAGCTGGGCGGCAGTGTGGAGATCGGACCGGGAGTTCGAGCGGCAGCTGTGGACGGGgcccaaggccgagacggagcgCTGGGAGGGGTACCGCCGCGCCGCAGCCGGGCGTCGGGACCCGGACGAGTGCTACTGCCGGCTTGGAGACCGCTGTGCCCTGTGTCTCCCGCTTCCGGACGTGAAGCATCCTGAGCGGGAACTTTTCACGAAAgaggagtgggaggaggagaagagagatgaAAGGGAGGACATGCGACCGTTCCGGCTGTGCAAGAGGCATCCCGATCTGGCCAAGTCCATCAGGGAATACCGGAAGACTCACAAAGCGGTCCTCTACTAGAGCCGAGCCAGCCACGTCGATGAAGGACAGGCACACGGGTAAACCGTAGCTGAACATCATTAGGTTTCATGGGGGATGCACCTGAGTCTTTGTAGGCATTGGAATCATCAAATAGAGTATATGTTCTCGAaacgcaaaaaaaaagaaaagaaaaggtaAGATGCCCAACGCTGGATGATTAAAAGATCTCTCTATCGTCGTAGGCCCTCACGCTCTCCAGGTAGTTCTTGACCTGGTTGTAATCCTTGCACACTATCGGTCAGAGAGGTTAGTCATCGCGCTCTTTGTTTGACTTCCTTTTTGTCGGCCACAGCGGCCAGTGTGCCACTCACCATGCTTCGAGTCCCAGCCGTCGGAGCCGCCGTTGTGGTCCGGGAACGTTgtctcgaggccctcgagggccaTGTCGGCGCTGCACATGATGGTCTGCCTCAGATACGAGAAGCAGTGGATCATGTGCCAGTGGTGGTCGTCGGGGATCTCGTGGCCCGACGTGAGGCCCGAGTAGgtctggacgacggcgaactgggggggaagagaagagagtcAGATGAAAGGCCGGACGGGGGGGCAAATGGGTGCCAATCCTTACCAAGCAGTGCAGCTGGTGCGTGATGGACGTCGTGAAGACGGTCTTCTCGGGCCAGATGATGGGGGTTGGCAGGTCGTGGTACTTGTGCGTGTCGTTGACCCATTGGAATCCCATGCCGACTTGTTGTCCTGTTAGTATGTTGCCTTCTCATGATGTATACTTGAATACCCAAAGCAGGTGTAGACTCACTCGGCATTAGCTCGTTCCAGTTATTCAACACTTCATCCGTGAAGAACTTTGACGTGTCGTTGGGCGCATACTTGCCCTCGTAGTCCGGTGCGAACGTCTTGATCTGCTGCGAGACTGCGTCATCCCACCCCCTCAGTGTCAGCCATGCCATCGCCACCCCTCCTTCCCATATGTCCCAGCAGACATCGTGAGCAACTTACACTTTCCGCTGACGCCCGTCAGATCCCCCCCAAAGTCCAACGTATTCACAGGCGGCGACTGCGTTTGCTGCCTCACGAG
Coding sequences within it:
- a CDS encoding Putative fusarinine C esterase SidJ, alpha/Beta hydrolase encodes the protein MASFNPFSVTVHAVPAHTPNLIAYQRGTTTSKDALIFVGGLTEGPHTNAAVGAVAGKLEGTGFGVWELRMRSSYTGFGYSSLSNDVQDVAALVRYLRKIGKGKIVLLGASTGCQDCLEYTDHEKYANEPVDGYILLSPVSDRQAAGLIMPLEALRKSIEYAQDMIAQGKQNEAMPTPLIPAIFSSPITAYRWNSLGAQGGDDDYFSSDLDDVALKGKFGRIDKPILFLPGEQDELVLPSVDKKKLLERWCQACPPGTVSELSGHIPEADHAVSQPEAREWVGATIKNFLESLG
- a CDS encoding Putative aspartic peptidase domain superfamily produces the protein MLPPSPWTALLLASVFSPAALAVDTCSNSVEPLVLPIKNVTFPNGIGANRGLKLTLGGQLQGMRMSTILNNTRVRNSLDCPDNTTYAFVGCQGSSGSVYDTTRGSFDQVVNIHDWNVTTIDAQPDEGRTTVLHGYDVANFTDAPAVAFGYPFEVWADYDSMNKSAVALGPNSSTLESFVRNGLAPTGSFSLDYGSTSERYPRDGQLVVGGYNEARFNDSKVTRFPMWGANAPVPCPLQVVVSDILLTNKDGDHSLFDPGVRVAACIDTVQNSFTFTPSMFSKFQKLGNRTESDGQAFAESDFPADREPLLGSLTIKLSNGYTSVIPHYELVNHVRGTDARGRYAVLNNSRISTTVASGLSDLGDNIPILGGVFLSQNYLHVDYDAGSFWLSPQVANGTLPDHITASCNGTSSATAAKSALGVKVGVPVAIGVAVVFFIGLWFWLKNRKRNPQAQFADAPRSIPRNEKRDAPDSKSSTTNFAGYHNAGYHNATHANPDAHMELEGDLARRSMAMNLNPRQRAELAEPVPAYKSEWPRQNSIQGENDTYYRQFEEPGESYELADTSPYSQSVTPPTHPPPVQRKDTALSDNWVPSPATLRKQVSGFNDAISPTSTRANSTRVNNTHPSPI
- a CDS encoding Putative mycotoxin biosynthesis protein UstYa, whose translation is MDMSEAKYENLGIGDHDHDDRSSTEVEESLIGAEDKACRSCLAQEYHRPTAAARTRRKNRCLAMLSSSRWFVDTILLFVILGLLVRQQTQSPPVNTLDFGGDLTGVSGKFSQQIKTFAPDYEGKYAPNDTSKFFTDEVLNNWNELMPIGMGFQWVNDTHKYHDLPTPIIWPEKTVFTTSITHQLHCLFAVVQTYSGLTSGHEIPDDHHWHMIHCFSYLRQTIMCSADMALEGLETTFPDHNGGSDGWDSKHVCKDYNQVKNYLESVRAYDDREIF